A portion of the Paenibacillus hamazuiensis genome contains these proteins:
- a CDS encoding acetyl-CoA C-acetyltransferase, which produces MSYEDVVIVSAARTPIGSFGGAFKDVPAVRLGAIAVRAAMERAGLEPGQADEVIMGNVLQAGLGQNPARQAAMAAGLPQEIPAVTVNKVCGSGLKAVQLAWQSIRAGESEIVVAGGMENMTLAPYLLPGARAGYKMGNQALEDGMIRDGLWCAIADCHMGITAENLCGRYALTREMLDLFAYESQRKAAAARAAGKFDEEIVPVEVPRRKGEPLVVITDEYPRPDTSPEALAKLRPAFKEGGLVTAGNSSGLNDGAAALVLMSGRKAAALGLTPLSVIRANAAAGVDPSVMGIGPVPAALKALDKAGLAMADLGLIEANEAFAAQSLAVIRQLDANPELVNVNGGAIALGHPIGASGARILVTLLHEMKRRGPVRFGLAALCIGGGQGIATIVEKA; this is translated from the coding sequence TTGTCTTATGAGGATGTCGTTATTGTAAGCGCCGCAAGAACGCCGATCGGCAGCTTTGGCGGCGCGTTCAAGGATGTCCCGGCTGTGCGGTTAGGAGCGATTGCCGTGCGGGCCGCGATGGAGCGCGCCGGACTTGAGCCGGGGCAGGCTGACGAAGTGATTATGGGCAACGTGCTGCAGGCCGGATTGGGTCAAAATCCGGCAAGGCAGGCCGCGATGGCGGCCGGACTGCCGCAGGAGATTCCCGCTGTCACCGTGAACAAAGTTTGCGGCTCCGGCCTGAAGGCGGTTCAGCTCGCCTGGCAGTCGATCCGCGCTGGAGAAAGCGAGATTGTCGTCGCCGGCGGCATGGAGAACATGACCCTGGCGCCGTATTTGCTGCCGGGAGCACGGGCCGGATACAAAATGGGCAACCAGGCGCTTGAGGACGGCATGATTCGCGACGGCCTGTGGTGCGCGATTGCCGATTGCCATATGGGAATTACCGCGGAAAACTTGTGCGGCAGGTACGCCTTGACCCGGGAAATGCTGGATCTCTTCGCGTATGAAAGCCAGCGGAAAGCGGCTGCCGCCCGGGCGGCAGGGAAGTTCGACGAGGAAATCGTACCGGTCGAAGTTCCCCGGCGCAAAGGGGAGCCGCTCGTCGTTATAACCGACGAATACCCGCGCCCCGATACAAGCCCGGAAGCTCTCGCCAAGCTTCGCCCGGCCTTTAAGGAAGGCGGCCTCGTCACCGCGGGGAATTCCTCGGGCCTGAACGACGGCGCTGCGGCGCTGGTTCTGATGAGCGGCCGGAAAGCCGCAGCGCTGGGGCTCACGCCGCTCTCGGTCATTCGCGCGAACGCGGCGGCCGGCGTCGATCCGTCCGTCATGGGCATCGGTCCGGTTCCGGCTGCCTTGAAGGCGCTGGACAAAGCGGGACTGGCGATGGCGGATCTCGGGCTTATCGAGGCGAACGAAGCTTTTGCCGCCCAATCGCTCGCGGTTATCCGGCAGCTGGACGCGAATCCGGAGCTGGTTAACGTGAACGGCGGAGCCATCGCCCTCGGCCATCCGATCGGGGCGAGCGGCGCGCGGATTCTCGTCACCCTGCTGCACGAGATGAAGCGTCGCGGCCCGGTGCGCTTCGGACTTGCCGCGCTGTGCATCGGCGGCGGTCAAGGCATTGCGACGATCGTCGAGAAAGCTTAG
- a CDS encoding MetQ/NlpA family ABC transporter substrate-binding protein, with protein sequence MKRLRLPFMSMIAAIVILAVAGCAKPAETKTAAPAGQTPAASSQAAPSNPAGEKAKLKVGISAGVEEDIWKKVKEVAAKDNLEIEIVTFNDYIQPNKALADGQLDANAFQHEPYLNQFKADNKLDIVKLANTLNFPIGLYSKKIKNVSEIKEGDELGLPNDPTNGARALILFERAGLIKLKEGVGVKATVRDIVDNPKKLKFKELEAPFIPKALPDLTAAVINTNYAVDNGFVPTKDAIFIEPKDSPWVNLIAVRTADKDKPVFQRLVKAYHSDEVKKFVVDKYGSFIVPSW encoded by the coding sequence ATGAAAAGATTAAGATTGCCTTTTATGTCCATGATCGCCGCCATAGTTATATTGGCGGTTGCCGGCTGCGCGAAACCCGCGGAGACGAAAACGGCGGCGCCGGCGGGTCAGACGCCTGCAGCATCGTCCCAGGCAGCGCCCTCCAACCCGGCGGGCGAGAAAGCGAAGCTGAAGGTCGGCATTTCCGCGGGGGTCGAGGAGGACATTTGGAAAAAAGTGAAGGAAGTCGCCGCAAAAGACAATTTGGAGATTGAGATCGTTACATTTAACGATTACATACAGCCGAACAAGGCGCTGGCGGACGGCCAACTGGACGCCAATGCGTTCCAGCACGAGCCTTATCTGAATCAGTTCAAGGCGGACAACAAGCTGGACATCGTAAAGCTGGCGAATACGCTTAATTTTCCGATAGGGCTGTATTCCAAAAAAATCAAAAACGTTTCGGAGATCAAGGAAGGCGACGAGCTTGGTTTGCCGAACGACCCTACTAACGGGGCCCGGGCACTCATTTTGTTCGAGCGGGCGGGCTTGATCAAGCTGAAGGAAGGCGTGGGAGTTAAAGCGACCGTCCGGGATATCGTGGACAATCCGAAGAAGCTGAAATTCAAGGAGCTCGAAGCCCCTTTCATCCCGAAAGCTTTGCCGGATTTGACCGCTGCGGTTATCAATACGAATTATGCGGTGGATAACGGTTTTGTGCCTACCAAGGACGCGATTTTTATCGAGCCGAAAGATTCCCCCTGGGTCAATCTGATTGCGGTGCGCACAGCCGATAAAGACAAACCGGTATTTCAAAGGCTGGTGAAAGCCTACCATTCCGACGAGGTGAAAAAATTCGTGGTGGATAAGTACGGCAGCTTCATCGTTCCATCCTGGTAA
- a CDS encoding CoA transferase subunit A, translating to MKQVFHSFEEAVRAIPDGAVLMVGGFGLVGIPENLIIALAKSGTSNLTVISNNCGVDDWGLVLLLRNKQIRKMIASYVGENKEFERQVLSGELEVELLPQGTLAEKIRAGGAGIPAFYTPAGVGTPLAEGREIRRFGGKDYLLEEALTADFSLVRAAKGDAMGNLVYGKTARNFNPMMAAAGRVTIAEVEELVEPGALDPEAIHTPGIYVQALVAGRQQKRIEKLTTKHKGGNG from the coding sequence GTGAAGCAGGTTTTTCATTCGTTTGAGGAGGCGGTTCGGGCCATTCCGGACGGCGCCGTGCTGATGGTCGGCGGATTCGGCCTTGTCGGCATTCCGGAAAATTTGATCATCGCTTTGGCGAAGAGCGGCACGAGCAATTTGACCGTCATCTCCAACAACTGCGGCGTCGACGACTGGGGGCTCGTTCTGCTGCTGCGAAACAAGCAGATCAGGAAGATGATCGCCTCCTACGTAGGCGAGAACAAAGAGTTCGAACGGCAGGTGCTGTCCGGCGAGCTGGAGGTCGAGCTGCTGCCGCAGGGGACGCTCGCGGAGAAAATCCGCGCCGGCGGAGCGGGGATTCCGGCCTTTTATACGCCGGCCGGCGTCGGAACGCCGCTTGCCGAGGGCCGGGAAATCCGCCGCTTCGGCGGCAAGGACTATTTGCTGGAGGAAGCGCTCACCGCGGATTTCAGCCTGGTGCGGGCGGCGAAGGGCGATGCGATGGGCAATCTCGTCTACGGCAAGACGGCGCGCAACTTCAACCCGATGATGGCGGCCGCAGGGCGGGTGACGATCGCCGAGGTGGAGGAACTCGTCGAGCCCGGCGCTCTCGATCCGGAGGCGATCCACACGCCGGGCATTTACGTTCAGGCGCTCGTCGCCGGCAGGCAGCAGAAGCGGATCGAAAAGCTGACGACGAAGCATAAAGGAGGGAACGGCTGA
- a CDS encoding ABC transporter substrate-binding protein, translating to MGKRKSAAAVQIALVVLTGALAACSGNNRPSANVPSEDKAGLSDPNRTITIMTQDSAQAGWPAFRNKVRDATGVTLNVVATPSNPDDMVAKMTTLLSSGDNSVDIMHINDELITAFSRAGYLEPLEKEIMTPDVVKNYSQQYVKDMIMFKGSIFSVPSYLEVLAFWVNHEMLKQAGVDVPRTKDEFLAFAKAVTKNGVFGYGGAWEKSYVFNEIGTFVNLFGGDYYDWSNPKTQEALRFMHDLVHKEKVTPISQLADIYDPMLQKFIDGKYGMLFMYTGAIPTLQRAGKYGPDKLDIVPMPNFGTNDAFMASWHYVLNKSSGKKEAAGKVLAYLASKEGQLANSEMSGRLAARLDVIDDPGYKGLGVEKVRDYIKHSNLRGRPMVPQSMEYINGIGAIFQKYVSDEITLDEAVIKAKKETARLAAQ from the coding sequence GTGGGAAAAAGAAAATCCGCTGCCGCCGTTCAAATAGCTTTGGTTGTTTTAACCGGAGCACTTGCCGCCTGCAGCGGTAACAACCGACCGTCCGCGAACGTTCCGTCCGAAGACAAGGCCGGCTTGTCCGATCCGAATCGGACGATTACGATCATGACCCAGGACTCCGCACAAGCCGGTTGGCCGGCGTTCCGGAATAAAGTGCGGGACGCGACGGGCGTTACGCTGAACGTGGTCGCCACTCCGTCCAATCCCGACGACATGGTTGCCAAAATGACGACGCTGCTTTCTTCCGGCGATAACTCCGTGGACATTATGCACATCAACGACGAACTGATCACCGCTTTCTCCAGAGCCGGATATTTGGAGCCGCTGGAGAAGGAGATCATGACTCCGGATGTTGTGAAAAATTATTCCCAGCAATACGTGAAGGACATGATTATGTTCAAGGGAAGCATATTTTCGGTGCCGAGTTACCTGGAGGTGCTCGCCTTCTGGGTGAACCATGAGATGCTGAAGCAGGCGGGGGTGGACGTTCCGCGGACGAAAGACGAATTCCTCGCCTTTGCGAAAGCGGTTACAAAAAACGGCGTATTCGGCTATGGAGGCGCTTGGGAGAAAAGCTACGTTTTTAACGAAATCGGCACCTTCGTCAATTTGTTCGGCGGCGATTACTATGACTGGTCGAACCCTAAAACCCAGGAAGCATTGAGGTTTATGCACGACCTTGTCCATAAGGAGAAGGTGACGCCGATCTCGCAGCTGGCCGATATTTACGATCCGATGCTTCAGAAGTTCATCGACGGCAAATACGGGATGCTTTTCATGTATACCGGTGCGATTCCGACGCTGCAGAGAGCCGGCAAATACGGGCCGGACAAACTGGACATCGTGCCGATGCCGAATTTTGGCACAAATGACGCTTTCATGGCTTCGTGGCATTATGTGCTGAATAAATCGTCCGGGAAGAAGGAAGCCGCCGGGAAAGTGCTGGCTTATTTGGCGAGCAAAGAGGGCCAACTGGCCAACAGCGAGATGTCGGGCAGATTGGCCGCCCGGCTGGATGTGATCGACGATCCCGGCTATAAAGGCCTCGGCGTCGAGAAGGTGCGGGATTACATCAAACATAGCAATCTTCGCGGCAGGCCGATGGTTCCCCAGTCGATGGAATATATCAATGGCATCGGCGCTATTTTTCAAAAGTACGTTTCCGACGAAATCACCCTGGATGAGGCTGTAATCAAGGCGAAGAAGGAGACCGCCAGACTGGCTGCCCAATAA
- a CDS encoding methionine ABC transporter permease, whose protein sequence is MLDKIAEKADLYVKSINETAIMVGYSLVISSAIGLLLGVLLVVLRPGHLYGNSAVYHTLNAIINVIRSIPFIIIMVAIIPLTKWLVGTTIGVKGAIVPLVFYTAPYISRLMETALLEVDPGVIEAYKAMGATKRQIIYRVILREARPALILGLTIATIGLVGASAMAGVMGAGGLGDVAIRFGYQRWEPDVMYTSVLLLIVIVQVVQTAGNWISRKLRK, encoded by the coding sequence ATGTTGGATAAAATAGCGGAAAAAGCCGATCTTTATGTGAAATCGATCAACGAAACGGCGATCATGGTCGGATATTCGCTGGTCATCTCCAGCGCCATCGGGCTGCTGCTCGGCGTGCTGCTGGTAGTGCTCAGGCCCGGCCATCTGTATGGCAATTCAGCCGTTTATCATACGCTTAATGCCATCATTAATGTCATTCGCTCCATCCCTTTTATCATTATCATGGTGGCCATCATCCCGTTAACCAAATGGCTCGTCGGTACGACGATCGGAGTGAAGGGGGCGATCGTTCCGCTCGTTTTTTATACGGCGCCTTACATTTCCCGCCTCATGGAAACCGCGCTGCTTGAGGTCGACCCCGGAGTCATTGAGGCTTACAAGGCGATGGGGGCCACCAAACGGCAAATTATTTATCGCGTTATTTTGAGAGAGGCCCGGCCGGCTTTGATTCTCGGTCTTACGATCGCAACGATCGGGCTCGTAGGAGCGTCGGCGATGGCCGGCGTGATGGGAGCGGGGGGCTTGGGCGATGTAGCCATCCGGTTCGGATATCAGCGCTGGGAGCCGGACGTCATGTACACCTCCGTCCTATTGCTCATCGTGATCGTTCAGGTGGTTCAAACGGCAGGCAACTGGATCTCAAGGAAGCTTAGAAAATAA
- a CDS encoding LysR family transcriptional regulator encodes MRIEQLQYFVEVARHQSFSLAAGHLHISQPSISQGISDLEKELNVKLFERSRSGVQLTKTGQTLLKKAQSALNLVQDIYDEARAESQSLTGNLQIAAIPSMCNAFLSDVLSIYKKKHPHVRLEVSEDGTKQIMQDVIAGRADLGFISSQPGDLIDNRIEFHRMLTGTYVACIGKHSPVPLYNPMPAEVIADEPIITFKPGYRQEEYLKKLLKTDRLNVLLTIGYTEAAKKLIAEGVAIGFYPDFSIRKDPYVQSGEIIPLDIKDNELMLHFGWIRLKSKHMSKAAGEFIKVLRNVIDGSQM; translated from the coding sequence ATGCGTATCGAACAGCTTCAATACTTTGTCGAAGTAGCCAGGCATCAATCGTTTTCGCTGGCCGCCGGGCATCTGCATATTTCCCAGCCGAGCATCAGCCAGGGAATCTCAGACCTTGAAAAGGAGCTGAACGTCAAGCTGTTCGAGCGCTCCCGCTCCGGCGTTCAGCTGACCAAGACGGGGCAAACGCTGCTGAAAAAAGCGCAAAGCGCCTTGAACCTCGTACAGGATATTTACGACGAGGCCCGCGCCGAATCCCAGTCCTTGACGGGAAACTTGCAAATCGCCGCCATCCCGAGCATGTGCAACGCCTTCCTGAGCGACGTGCTGTCCATCTACAAGAAAAAGCACCCGCACGTCCGCCTCGAAGTGAGTGAGGACGGCACGAAGCAGATCATGCAGGACGTCATCGCCGGACGGGCGGATCTTGGCTTCATCTCTTCGCAGCCGGGCGATCTGATCGACAACCGGATCGAATTTCACCGCATGCTTACCGGAACCTACGTGGCCTGCATCGGCAAGCATTCCCCCGTTCCCCTGTATAACCCCATGCCCGCGGAGGTCATCGCCGATGAGCCGATCATTACGTTCAAGCCGGGTTACCGGCAGGAGGAATATTTAAAAAAGCTGCTGAAAACCGACCGGCTGAACGTGCTGCTGACGATCGGCTATACGGAGGCGGCCAAAAAATTGATCGCCGAAGGAGTCGCCATCGGATTTTATCCGGACTTCTCGATCAGGAAGGACCCTTACGTCCAGTCCGGGGAAATCATTCCGCTCGATATCAAGGATAATGAGTTAATGCTTCATTTCGGATGGATTCGGCTTAAAAGCAAACATATGTCCAAGGCCGCCGGCGAGTTTATCAAAGTGCTCCGGAACGTGATCGACGGCTCTCAGATGTAA
- a CDS encoding CaiB/BaiF CoA transferase family protein: MIITTMGPLTGVKVIEIAHWLVAPYCANMLSDLGAEVIKIEPLSGDQVRSSGSYFKNGESYLFAAYNHGKQSISLNLKDPDGLGIARDLCRGADVVLENYRPGTCERLGLGYESLRRLNPGLVYCSISAFGDTPGYAHRPGMDPIVQGMGGAMSVTGEPGGKPVLVGIPVADNSTAYIAFGAICGALLERERTGKGQRIQLNLIDTMVFNLSTRFGQYIASGKPPSAMGSQHAEVVPYQAFPTANGWLMAGAQSDRAWAVFCEAIGRPELASHPDYETNRLRVKNRETLSGLLNGVFAQKPTEDWCAIFAERNVLHGPIWNVEELVNSDLIREHGLIEKVDHAVFGKLPVIRTPIAYSESEVKIQGPPPLLGEHTLDILRKLGRSEDEISDLIARKVVYAKPGQAGDYAVQVPGSDTA; the protein is encoded by the coding sequence GTGATCATAACAACGATGGGACCGCTTACCGGAGTAAAAGTTATCGAAATTGCGCACTGGCTGGTAGCGCCTTACTGCGCCAATATGTTGTCCGATCTGGGAGCCGAGGTCATCAAGATCGAGCCGCTTTCGGGAGATCAGGTGCGGAGCTCCGGGAGTTATTTTAAAAATGGAGAAAGTTATTTGTTTGCCGCCTACAACCACGGAAAGCAATCGATCTCCCTCAATCTGAAAGATCCCGACGGGCTCGGCATAGCGCGAGACTTGTGCCGCGGGGCGGATGTCGTTTTGGAAAATTACCGTCCCGGCACGTGCGAGCGGCTCGGACTCGGTTACGAAAGCTTGCGGCGGCTGAATCCCGGCCTCGTTTATTGTTCGATCTCCGCATTCGGCGACACGCCGGGTTACGCCCACCGGCCGGGGATGGATCCGATCGTTCAGGGCATGGGCGGAGCGATGAGCGTGACCGGCGAGCCGGGCGGAAAGCCGGTGCTGGTCGGCATTCCGGTCGCCGACAACTCGACGGCCTACATCGCCTTCGGAGCGATCTGCGGAGCGCTTCTCGAGCGGGAGCGAACCGGGAAGGGACAGCGCATTCAACTGAACCTGATCGATACGATGGTGTTTAACCTGTCGACGCGCTTCGGGCAATATATCGCATCGGGGAAGCCGCCGTCCGCCATGGGCAGCCAGCACGCCGAAGTCGTTCCGTATCAGGCGTTTCCGACGGCGAACGGCTGGCTGATGGCCGGGGCCCAGTCCGATCGGGCGTGGGCGGTGTTTTGCGAGGCGATCGGAAGGCCGGAGTTGGCGAGCCACCCGGATTACGAAACGAACCGCCTGCGCGTCAAAAACAGGGAGACGCTGTCCGGGCTGCTCAACGGCGTATTCGCTCAAAAGCCGACGGAGGATTGGTGTGCGATTTTTGCCGAGCGCAATGTGCTTCACGGGCCGATCTGGAACGTGGAGGAGCTCGTGAACAGCGACTTGATTCGCGAGCACGGCCTGATCGAAAAGGTCGATCATGCGGTGTTCGGCAAGCTGCCGGTCATCCGGACGCCGATCGCTTACTCGGAGAGTGAAGTGAAAATTCAAGGCCCGCCTCCGCTGCTGGGCGAGCATACGCTGGACATATTGCGGAAGCTCGGTCGCAGCGAAGACGAGATTTCCGATCTGATCGCGCGCAAGGTCGTTTATGCGAAGCCCGGCCAGGCCGGAGATTACGCGGTGCAAGTGCCCGGGAGCGATACCGCATGA
- a CDS encoding methionine ABC transporter ATP-binding protein, which translates to MIELIDVSKTFEQKGIRVEAVKRANIRIEKGEIFGIIGYSGAGKSSLLRCINYLEKPTSGSIRINGVEMSQLNERGLREMRRKIGMIFQHFNLLSSGTVYQNVAAPLELAKVPRKRIDAKVGELLELVGLQDKERAYPRQLSGGQKQRVAIARALANDPEILLCDEATSALDPQTTDSILDLLSDINRKFKITIVLITHEMHVIKKICDRVAVMEKGVIVEQGPVIDLFYSPRTETARKFIRSVFDADIPETLLNELERRGSGQGAFIRISFIGESAMEPVLADLTAQFALRPSIVYGNIVQIKDKLFGALVLFITGDRNALEKGMRFLERRNLRVEVIRHVG; encoded by the coding sequence ATGATTGAATTGATCGACGTCAGCAAAACGTTTGAACAAAAGGGAATACGCGTCGAAGCGGTAAAAAGGGCCAATATTCGTATCGAAAAGGGCGAAATATTCGGCATCATCGGGTACAGCGGGGCCGGCAAAAGCTCGCTGCTGCGCTGCATCAATTATTTGGAAAAACCGACCTCGGGAAGCATCCGGATCAACGGAGTGGAGATGTCGCAATTAAACGAGCGCGGACTGAGGGAGATGCGCAGAAAGATCGGCATGATCTTTCAACACTTTAACCTGCTTTCGTCGGGAACCGTCTACCAAAATGTCGCCGCACCGCTCGAGCTTGCCAAAGTTCCGAGGAAGCGGATAGATGCCAAAGTCGGAGAACTGCTTGAGCTGGTAGGACTTCAGGATAAAGAGAGGGCCTATCCGCGCCAGCTGTCCGGAGGGCAAAAACAGCGCGTCGCCATCGCCAGGGCGCTGGCGAACGACCCGGAAATTTTGCTGTGCGACGAAGCCACGTCGGCGCTGGACCCGCAGACCACGGATTCGATTCTCGATTTACTCAGCGATATTAACCGCAAATTCAAAATTACGATCGTTCTTATTACGCATGAAATGCACGTGATCAAAAAAATATGCGACCGGGTCGCGGTGATGGAAAAAGGCGTGATTGTCGAGCAGGGCCCGGTGATCGACTTGTTTTATTCGCCGCGAACCGAAACCGCCCGCAAGTTTATCCGAAGCGTTTTTGACGCGGATATTCCGGAAACGCTGCTGAACGAATTGGAGCGCCGGGGGAGCGGGCAGGGCGCTTTCATCCGCATCTCATTTATCGGCGAATCGGCGATGGAGCCGGTTTTGGCCGATTTAACGGCTCAATTCGCTTTGCGCCCCAGCATCGTGTATGGGAATATCGTTCAAATCAAAGACAAGCTGTTCGGCGCGCTGGTATTGTTCATAACGGGCGATCGCAATGCGCTGGAGAAGGGCATGCGCTTCCTGGAGAGACGGAATCTAAGGGTAGAGGTCATCCGGCATGTTGGATAA
- a CDS encoding hydroxymethylglutaryl-CoA lyase gives MNWPQHVKVKEVGPRDGLQNESVFVPTEHKIAWIDRLSSAGFDYIEVTSFVSPKWIPQLADAIQVARGITRKPGVIYAALVPNMRGLELALEAGVDEAAVFMSASETHNRKNINKPVADTFPILREVVNEARSAGKSVRGYVSTVFGCPYEGKVDIDRVVRVADELFAMEIGEISLGDTIGAANPRQVEAVLEQLLRRYPAERLALHYHDTRGTALANILVSMNMGITRFDASAGGLGGCPYAPGASGNMATEDLVYCLREMEIETGVDFEKLMDAARYIQEQIGRTLPSRNLLACPPQTTTEGDGP, from the coding sequence ATGAACTGGCCGCAGCACGTCAAGGTGAAGGAGGTCGGCCCCCGCGACGGCTTGCAGAACGAAAGCGTGTTCGTTCCGACGGAGCATAAAATCGCTTGGATCGACCGATTGTCTTCGGCCGGATTCGATTATATCGAAGTGACGTCATTTGTCAGCCCCAAATGGATTCCGCAGCTTGCCGACGCCATTCAGGTCGCAAGGGGGATAACCAGAAAACCGGGAGTCATCTATGCGGCGCTCGTGCCGAACATGAGGGGGCTGGAGCTGGCGCTGGAAGCGGGCGTCGACGAGGCGGCGGTGTTTATGTCCGCCAGCGAAACGCATAACCGCAAAAACATCAACAAGCCGGTTGCGGATACGTTCCCCATTTTGCGAGAGGTGGTCAACGAAGCGCGGAGCGCCGGCAAATCGGTGCGCGGGTATGTGTCCACCGTATTCGGCTGCCCCTATGAAGGCAAGGTGGACATCGACCGTGTCGTGCGGGTTGCCGATGAATTGTTCGCGATGGAAATCGGCGAAATCTCGCTCGGCGATACGATCGGTGCGGCGAATCCCAGGCAGGTGGAAGCGGTGCTGGAGCAGCTCCTGAGGCGCTATCCCGCCGAACGTCTGGCGCTGCATTACCATGACACAAGAGGCACTGCGCTTGCAAACATTCTGGTATCCATGAATATGGGCATAACCCGCTTCGATGCATCTGCCGGAGGACTGGGAGGATGCCCTTATGCACCCGGGGCAAGCGGAAATATGGCGACGGAGGATCTGGTTTACTGCCTGAGGGAGATGGAAATCGAAACGGGTGTCGATTTTGAAAAGCTTATGGATGCCGCACGGTATATTCAGGAGCAAATAGGGAGAACGCTGCCGAGCCGCAATCTGCTTGCGTGTCCGCCGCAAACAACGACGGAAGGAGACGGTCCATGA
- a CDS encoding CocE/NonD family hydrolase yields the protein MNSAMIEQIESGLPAATHETGVSEAVRVEMRDGIALMTRIYLPKGEGPWPVVLIRHPYPGMLPLLEATAAVLSKRGYAAVVQDCRGTGESAGAWVPFVHEGDDGIDTIEWIKRQGWANGRIGTYGASYLSAVQWAMADRVPPEVKAMCISGFTTERYRQNYMNGMFRHDVYTGWAIGNSGVKDVRTEGLFRRAVQVKPHIAMDRELFGVELPWYRKWITSVSPEDEYWQSGFWAELKEIPKRVRTPILMADGWFDQHLDGMVRDYGKLPEETRRRSRFFLGPWTHAMVPSGDLDYPDHDRFVLLREALTWFDRHLKGEPYPEPLGDLQTYVIREGRWRRWDGAIAPTEMRRFYLHKDEDTGSLQLTETARDRNGSARYTYDPSYPVPTKGGAALLRYLGGEPDAAKAASVVQDPPGYRDDVISFLSEPLQHDLRIAGMMKARLIVSSDAEDTAFTVNVMEVFADGAAYNIRDGITSLAYRGGAPRPLDYRPHEPARIEIECWPITWTLKAGSRLRLDISSSNFPAYHAHPNLAGPWALQTEVRLAEQTVYYGGKHSSYLEIPVVD from the coding sequence ATGAATTCCGCTATGATTGAACAAATTGAAAGCGGTTTACCGGCCGCAACGCACGAAACGGGTGTCTCCGAAGCTGTCCGGGTCGAAATGCGCGACGGCATTGCCTTGATGACAAGGATTTATTTGCCGAAAGGCGAAGGGCCTTGGCCGGTCGTTTTGATCCGCCATCCGTATCCCGGCATGCTTCCGCTGCTCGAGGCGACGGCGGCCGTCTTGTCGAAGCGCGGCTATGCGGCGGTCGTGCAGGACTGCCGGGGCACCGGGGAATCCGCGGGAGCTTGGGTTCCTTTCGTCCATGAAGGCGATGACGGCATCGACACGATCGAATGGATCAAACGGCAAGGCTGGGCGAACGGGCGCATCGGCACATACGGCGCATCGTATTTGAGCGCCGTTCAGTGGGCGATGGCGGACCGCGTTCCGCCGGAGGTGAAGGCGATGTGCATCAGCGGCTTCACGACCGAGCGGTACCGGCAAAATTATATGAACGGCATGTTCCGCCACGACGTTTACACCGGCTGGGCGATCGGCAACTCCGGCGTGAAGGATGTGCGCACGGAGGGCTTGTTTCGCAGAGCCGTTCAGGTGAAGCCGCACATCGCGATGGACCGCGAGTTGTTCGGAGTCGAGCTGCCGTGGTACCGCAAATGGATCACGAGCGTAAGCCCCGAAGACGAGTATTGGCAAAGCGGTTTTTGGGCGGAGCTGAAGGAGATCCCGAAGCGCGTGCGAACCCCGATCCTGATGGCGGACGGATGGTTCGACCAGCATTTGGACGGTATGGTGAGGGATTACGGAAAGCTGCCGGAAGAGACGCGCAGGAGAAGCCGGTTTTTCCTCGGCCCGTGGACGCACGCGATGGTTCCTTCGGGAGATTTGGACTATCCGGATCACGACCGTTTTGTGCTGCTGAGGGAAGCGCTGACATGGTTCGACCGCCATTTGAAGGGGGAGCCTTATCCTGAGCCGCTCGGCGATCTGCAGACGTACGTGATCCGCGAAGGTCGCTGGCGGCGCTGGGACGGGGCGATCGCTCCGACCGAAATGCGGCGTTTTTACCTGCACAAGGACGAGGATACCGGTTCGCTGCAGCTGACGGAAACGGCCCGGGACCGGAACGGCAGCGCCCGCTACACGTACGACCCGAGTTATCCGGTTCCGACAAAGGGAGGAGCGGCGCTGCTGCGTTACCTCGGAGGCGAGCCGGACGCGGCGAAAGCGGCCAGCGTCGTTCAGGACCCGCCGGGATACCGGGACGATGTGATTTCGTTCCTCTCGGAGCCGCTGCAGCACGATCTTCGCATCGCGGGTATGATGAAGGCGCGGTTAATCGTCAGCAGCGATGCGGAGGATACCGCCTTTACGGTAAACGTCATGGAGGTGTTTGCGGACGGTGCGGCCTATAACATCCGGGACGGGATAACGAGCCTCGCCTACCGGGGCGGCGCCCCGCGTCCGCTCGATTACCGGCCGCACGAGCCGGCCCGGATCGAAATCGAATGTTGGCCGATCACATGGACGCTTAAAGCCGGCTCGCGCCTCAGGCTCGACATCTCGTCCTCCAACTTCCCGGCTTATCATGCGCATCCGAATTTGGCCGGACCTTGGGCGCTGCAAACCGAAGTGCGTTTGGCGGAGCAGACCGTATATTACGGCGGGAAACATTCTTCCTATCTGGAAATACCTGTCGTCGATTGA